In Carya illinoinensis cultivar Pawnee chromosome 7, C.illinoinensisPawnee_v1, whole genome shotgun sequence, the following are encoded in one genomic region:
- the LOC122315398 gene encoding uncharacterized N-acetyltransferase p20-like translates to MGMPIDITLRPFKISDVDDFMGWAGDDNVTRYCRWDTYTSRDDALDFLEEVISSHPWYRAICTNDRPIGSIYVMPGVGKDQRRGEIGYAISAKYWGKGIATKAVKLAISCVFKEMKFLERVEGLVYAENKASQRVLEKAGFIKEGLLKKYFFVKGKSRDIVVYSIVDKYSVAW, encoded by the coding sequence ATGGGGATGCCCATCGATATCACTCTCCGGCCATTCAAAATCTCCGATGTGGATGATTTTATGGGTTGGGCTGGTGATGATAATGTGACGCGCTATTGTAGATGGGATACCTACACCTCTAGGGATGATGCTTTGGACTTCTTAGAGGAGGTCATTAGTTCTCACCCTTGGTATAGAGCCATTTGCACTAATGACCGTCCGATTGGGTCGATTTACGTGATGCCTGGGGTTGGAAAGGATCAACGGAGGGGAGAGATTGGATATGCTATAAGTGCAAAGTATTGGGGGAAAGGTATTGCAACAAAGGCTGTGAAGTTGGCCATTTCATGTGTGTTCAAAGAAATGAAGTTTCTGGAGAGGGTGGAAGGATTGGTCTATGCagaaaataaagcatcacagaGGGTTTTGGAGAAGGCTGGATTTATCAAAGAGGGTCTtctgaaaaaatatttctttgtcAAGGGGAAGAGTAGGGATATTGTTGTGTACAGCATTGTTGATAAGTATAGTGTTGCTTGGTAA